The nucleotide sequence GTTGAGAAACTTTGACCTTGAGTTAGTGTCACCTTTTCCTGAGACTGAATGGAATGCTATGGTTGTTGGAGTTATAGGGAACGTGATCGTCCGTTATAAGCGTCTCCACGTCACTTAAAAACTTTAATACACCCACTTGGTTTGGTTTTCTCCTTTGTGTCTTGTCCTTCCCTAGTTTTAGTTTGTAGTGTTGGTTGTTTGATACTTGCTTGCTTCACTGTAGTCTGTTTTCCTTCTTTTGGCTCTTTTTTGAAGGTAAGAAAAATGAGTTGTATATTACTTCACTGTTTTAGTTCTGTGCCTCTTGAGTCTTGACTCATGTTTCAAGATATAAATAACAAACGAGTTGTATGTTTTTCTtgaagttgtatttttttttcttctaaagaaTTGAGTCGTATACATCACTATTTTGATTCTAATATACTGAAAAAGGTAAATCAATCCATGAGTggactatttattttttaacactCGTAGACTTATGTGTTACATGGACAAGAAGATCCGGCTCTAGATCTTCGGGACCTACCCGAACCGACAAAGAAATGGCTTTTAGACCTTTTGGTTGTTGGGCTTACCAACGACTTCTCACCCATTTacccccaaaaacaaaaacaattaaatcctTCAAACACAAGTGCCGCAAGATAAAcctattttaattactatagaAAATCCATTATGAAGACAAGAACATAACATCACAGTAGAGAATCACATAATAcatttagatttaacataaatCATCCCCAACTGATTGTAGAGGGAAAAATCATAGAATACAAAAGAAACCCCTATTCTAGTTTCACAACCATGGAGCCAAAACATGAATGAGAAATTGGGGTTTTGGGTTTGAGACcccaacaaaaagaaagaaaaaacaaccaCAAGCATAACTggagaaagaagtaaaatagCAAACTCTCTCACATAGTATTCACTCTCATTTAGTTAGAGTTAAACCAggggagtttttttttcttactttctcAGCACtctaaatctaaaccctaaatggaTCAGACTCTGTCTCCCACAATGGAGCATAACAAAAAGCCCTAATGTACAAAAGATCACTTTCACTTGAACCCTAGAAGTGAGATTAATCCTGGAATTGACCTATGTAATGGTATATTAGATGACTATTAGTACTACTTGAGCAAGAATAAAGATCAGTATCCAGAATTTGTTTTGAGCTCCCGGTCAGTGGAGAAGAACTTTCTGATACTTAGCTTCTGAATAGGATCCATCTGAGAAAACTCTTTTCCTGTTGAACTTGCCACAACCATTGTTGACAATTGGGCATTGGACTGTAACTGGAGGGATCTCGAAGGTCTTAAGAGGCGGTGGTGGGTGGCGCCATTGAGGTAATGGACCGGCTAAGAGGAGTGTCTGAAGTAATGGCCCTGCCTTTATAACAGCTTGTAAGAGCTTACCCTTTTCAGGCAATGGCTTGTCTGGAAACAATGGATCCATAATAATCTCAGTTCCTGAAACTTCTTCAAGCTGAGATGGTGGTGGGTTCATGATATGATCAGTGGGTGACATAATGCTCTCCTCACAATCCGAGGATGAGAAGCTCTTGTTGGATCCTAGTTGTTGAAGCTGAACTTGTTCGTCTTCAATGCTTGAAGCTCCAGATGAAGGAGGAGttatgtgtttttgttgctGAAGTGAGTGGCTGTCGAACATGAGACGCTGACATTTCTCTAGAGCTTCGTCTCTTTCTTTGATGGTTTTGGTTAAGATGTCTTTGAGATGGATCAATTGctcatctctctttcttatttCATCATACGCAAACATCTTTGTTTGGTCCAGCTCTAGTGTTGTGTATAGTAGAGATTGTCTTATTTCTTCTGTTGtctgtaaaacaaaagtaaaacaaaaacaatcagacacacaaaagaaagaaacagaggaaacaaaacagagaatacCCCATAATTTCCCAAAAATGGTGTTCATTGTCACTTGCTATGATTGAGTTTTGGtcagagaagaaagagtaaGAAAAAATCTTTAGCCCATCAAGTAATGACTCATGATCTAGTTGAAGATTAAAACCACCTTATGCAAAATCTAGATTTATCTAAGATAGgcaaagaataagaaaaagtaCACCCTCAAGAAATTAGGCAGACATAATACAAAAGCCGAATGCTTTTACTATTCACTCACTCACTAAggtttaaaagaaacaaaggaaactcatatatataaagaaaaaaacaaatttacctTTCCCTGAGAGTAGTAAGGCCAGCCAAGAAGAGCATTGCTTTGGTTATCCATAAATTCTACTAAACTGAGCTTAGAAGATCTTTTGATTCTCTATAATAAACTGTTCGTGTGTGCGAGAgacagagagtgagagagaatgGATTTTAACTTGAGGAGTTAGGGAGGGAAGGactttatatattagtaaaactTATTGGACTGCTTAAAGCACATCGAGCTTTTTCAGGTAGCTCTCTTTTGAGTTTtctcaataattttatttaatcaactaaaagaattaaataaataaaatgatggCACATGATTGTATCATATCTTGCTACATTATTTCAACCAACGCCACTTTATTATTTACAACGCGCAAActattttagaaatgatttaTCACTAATATAACtataaaataaagcaaaatatCTCACAACTCATATCAAGTAATTTCTAAGTGGaacaatattaaaatcataatataagTGGGTGTatctctttttaatatatagttttttcttttcttttcttcttcttttgccgGAAGTATTTGGTGGAAGACCTTAGACCAAGATCGTAGTTTACTGACTTTGGTCTCACTCACTCACATTATAGTCTCAACTCTTTAaaagtcttttgttttcttcttcggtTTTCTTGGGATGTGCAACACCACTTCTTGTCTTTATCCAAGAAAATTCGAGTAGCACCGAAAAGAGCGGGAACGAATGCTTCTTCAAacaccattttttcttttcgattttgtgtatataaatcAAAGAAGCATATATATAGTCAATGAGAAGTGGATTCCAGGGTCAGCAAAAGAGGCAGGTAACCAAACTTTTCCCACCAAAATATTGAGAAAAGTTTATATGGAATCCCTTTTTCAATTATTAAACCGATCACTACTcgtggaaaaaaagaagagaaaacaaaaaagttctcACTACTCACATCCTCGTTACCAAATGTCACGTGAAAATAACAATCTAAACAGCtcagtttctcttcttttttcagTGGATAATAACATCGCTAGATTATAGCCAGAAGCAAAAATGTATCTATCGTTGTTTACTGATATTATATAGTTAGTGTAAGATCTATGATCAATCAGTGTTTATAGCGGGGTACGATCAAGTGTATATCTTGTGTATTATCAACGTATAGTTGACAAAAATTAAAGTTGAGGTAAGAACGTACAATACGAGACAAAACAAATATtcagtaactttttttttagctaaTGATGAATTATTTTCTAAACGAATTAGtctatataattttcattttggacTGAGCATAGTTTTATACCATGCATGTGTTAAAAGAAAACCTCGTAAAATGACTAATAGGGTGGcgcaaaatcaattttaatttcttggGCAAAACTTTATGATCAGTATTCTTAAATACTTTGTTTAAAATGATTTGTTGACTTTTACTGCAAGTGGAAGTAAAGCAAGGAAAGTAAATCTCCATATTTGGTTCGCTGGGCATGTGTTAAGTGATGATCAGGATTGTGATATtcctaatatttttatatatgtactaattatatataataatgccATCCATTAAAAAGAGTGTAAAGGAATAATACTCCCCTTCAACAATTAATATGcagatgaaaatatatatccaaaaagaaaaagaaaaaaaaaagtgtttccAATAGTAAAAGTAGGGAGACAAGAGTTATCATTTCATGGTCTCTTTCACCAACATCAATAATCTAAGAGCATGTCAAGCACAACTTTgtatatcttcttttctttttatgttaaGAGCTTTTCACTTTCGTCTGCTTCGGTTTCTTGTGTGAATTCTTCACGTACAAAAATATCTAATGTGAAGCTTCTTGATTCGGTATACTTACTCACGATTTTGCAGTCTAGCTCCAAAACTATACGATGCATAAATCGCACtcgcataaaaaaaaaactcaattcattaatatatatgagcCAAAAGTTGTTTAGTCTATGAATCAAACTCAACTTAGTTGTGCGACCAAAAAAGGTCCTaaacttcaaaagaaaaaactcttgAGCAGGCGGAACCAATTTTAATCAAGGGGTTATTGTTCAAATGGGTCTTTGTCCCACAAAAAGTTTGAAATAGAGCATTTCTGTCCGTGCTTACGGATTTAGGCCTTTTTGTTACGTGAAATGACGattgtaccttttttttttctttttcgtgcTCTGCATCATCTTCATCGCTCCCGATTAACAATACATCTCCGCTGCCAAAATTATCTCCTCCAATAAACCCAAGGGATTCAATTGATtgtcttttgaaaaaaaatctaaaccctaaatggaTAATATATAGTGAATCCAAgggatataattttaaacaactattgaatatgtctgagtagtttgcttgttaggtttagggttttcacagagattttatgaattattagatctgattatttaggattctttatcttgctagatcttcatcttaggttgttcttcatattaatccttgattggccatctagaattaataccttaggaaaataaattgatatgagaatataattgttttcctgataaaaccttttgatgagcaaaattattttctgcaaagagatttgatttaataattttgtgaacaatctaaacctgattttattgctgatttttaacctagaattttacaaaNNNNNNNNNNNNNNNNNNNNNNNNNNNNNNNNNNNNNNNNNNNNNNNNNNNNNNNNNNNNNNNNNNNNNNNNNNNNNNNNNNNNNNNNNNNNNNNNNNNNNNNNNNNNNNNNNNNNNNNNNNNNNNNNNNNNNNNNNNNNNNNNNNNNNNNNNNNNNNNNNNNNNNNNNNNNNNNNNNNNNNNNNNNNNNNNNNNNNNNNNNNNNNNNNNNNNNNNNNNNNNNNNNNNNNNNNNNNNNNNNNNNNNNNNNNNNNNNNNNNNNNNNNNNNNNNNNNNNNNNNNNNNNNNNNNNNNNNNNNNNNNNNNNNNNNNNNNNNNNNNNNNNNNNNNNNNNNNNNNNNNNNNNNNNNNNNNNNNNNNNNNNNNNNNNNNNNNNNNNNNNNNNNNNNNNNNNNNNNNNNNNNNNNNNNNNNNNNNNNNNNNNNNNNNNNNNNNNNNNNNNNNNNNNNNNNNNNNNNNNNNNNNNNNNNNNNNNNNNNNNNNNNNNNNNNNNNNNNNNNNNNNNNNNNNNNNNNNNNNNNNNNNNNNNNNNNNNNNNNNNNNNNNNNNNNNNNNNNNNNNNNNNNNNNNNNNNNNNNNNNNNNNNNNNNNNNNNNNNNNNNNNNNNNNNNNNNNNNNNNNNNNNNNNNNNNNNNNNNNNNNNNNNNNNNNNNNNNNNNNNNNNNNNNNNNNNNNNNNNNNNNNNNNNNNNNNNNNNNNNNNNNNNNNNNNNNNNNNNNNNNNNNNNNNNNNNNNNNNNNNNNNNNNNNNNNNNNNNNNNNNNNNNNNNNNNNNNNNNNNNNNNNNNNNNNNNNNNNNNNNNNNNNNNNNNNNNNNNNNNNNNNNNNNNNNNNNNNNNNNNNNNNNNNNNNNNNNNNNNNNNNNNNNNNNNNNNNNNNNNNNNNNNNNNNNNNNNNNNNNNNNNNNNNNNNNNNNNNNNNNNNNNNNNNNNNNNNNNNNNNNNNNNNNNNNNNNNNNNNNNNNNNNNNNNNNNNNNNNNNNNNNNNNNNNNNNNNNNNNNNNNNNNNNNNNNNNNNNNNNNNNNNNNNNNNNNNNNNNNNNNNNNNNNNNNNNNNNNNNNNNNNNNNNNNNNNNNNNNNNNNNNNNNNNNNNNNNNNNNNNNNNNNNNNNNNNNNNNNNNNNNNNNNNNNNNNNNNNNNNNNNNNNNNNNNNNNNNNNNNNNNNNNNNNNNNNNNNNNNNNNNNNNNNNNNNNNNNNNNNNNNNNNNNNNNNNNNNNNNNNNNNNNNNNNNNNNNNNNNNNNNNNNNNNNNNNNNNNNNNNNNNNNNNNNNNNNNNNNNNNNNNNNNNNNNNNNNNNNNNNNNNNNNNNNNNNNNNNNNNNNNNNNNNNNNNNNNNNNNNNNNNNNNNNNNNNNNNNNNNNNNNNNNNNNNNNNNNNNNNNNNNNNNNNNNNNNNNNNNNNNNNNNNNNNNNNNNNNNNNNNNNNNNNNNNNNNNNNNNNNNNNNNNNNNNNNNNNNNNNNNNNNNNNNNNNNNNNNNNNNNNNNNNNNNNNNNNNNNNNNNNNNNNNNNNNNNNNNNNNNNNNNNNNNNNNNNNNNNNNNNNNNNNNNNNNNNNNNNNNNNNNNNNNNNNNNNNNNNNNNNNNNNNNNNNNNNNNNNNNNNNNNNNNNNNNNNNNNNNNNNNNNNNNNNNNNNNNNNNNNNNNNNNNNNNNNNNNNNNNNNNNNNNNNNNNNNNNNNNNNNNNNNNNNNNNNNNNNNNNNNNNNNNNNNNNNNNNNNNNNNNNNNNNNNNNNNNNNNNNNNNNNNNNNNNNNNNNNNNNNNNNNNNNNNNNNNNNNNNNNNNNNNNNNNNNNNNNNNNNNNNNNNNNNNNgaagctttcaaggcagcttgggtgagattcaaagcttatcagagggactgtccacaccatggtttttcaagggtacaactgttgagtatcttctgcagagggtgtgactggaagtatcagttagctttggatgctgcaagtcatgggaattttaAGACAAGAAtgccagaagatgctgaagttttgattgagaatttggcttctagcaatagcactaagggagcagatgctgaaaggaagagattgcatggaNACAGGCTGTAGTGAACCAGCAAGTTGGTGTCGTTGATGATCcgaaccttggtgtcgatcgacaccaaccaggtggcatcaatcgacacccacctgNtaagaaatctgttcattttgctactgaggttgagacatatgagccagaacctgATCAAGGACACCAAGAGGAAGATGTGAACTATGTGTATGGNcgggacttgatcaggaccattgctgactacaatcgtgctgatctggtgtatgagaaccggtctgctattgttcctcctccattccagaggaacgattttgagttgaaacctgcgtactttcaactagttgggcagagacctttctctgctttgcccaatgagaagcctctggaccatattgagcattttgaggatcttgtgaccagtatcaaggctaatggagtgactgaggacttcatattctgcaagctcttcccatactcacttgcaggagaggcatctcagtggttgaagcagttgccagctggatctttgacatcttggcaaaaagtcaaagtggctttcctaaaccatttctatgatgatgcaatgtcagatgagttgagagtcaagTTATccactttcaagcaaagaccagaggaagctttcaaggcagcttgggtgagattcaaagcttatcagagggactgtccacaccatggtttttcaagggtacaactgttgagtatcttcttcagagggtgtgactggaagtatcagttagctttggatgctgcaagtcatgggaattttaAGACAAAAATGCCAGAAGAtgttgaagttttgattgagaatttggcttctagcaatagcactaagggagcagatgctgaaaggaagagattgcatggaggatttgattcaaaccagttagcttctgttaatgctaagctggattcagtgcataatctcCTTATGGGAaagaaatctgttcattttgctgctgaggttgagacatatgagccagaacctgATCAAGGACACCAGGAGGAAGATGTGAACTATGTGTATGGGAATCAGGGACAGCGGTTTGGAACTCAGCAAGGCAAtaggccttacagtgggaactcttcaggctacacttccaagccagagtatcagcagcaacaacagaacaatggctcTACAAGGAcatatgggaactcatcttatcagtctccacctcctaagaattcttcagagagtagaatggaggccatgcttgagcagcttctaCAAGGACAAGAGAAtctgacagtgacattcaatggaaagattgacaatgtctacactgagttgaatgggaagatagaagcattaaatgttcatgttaagaagctggaggttcaagttgcacagactgctgggtctgtaaAACGGCAAGAGAATTATCTTCcagcaagaactgagtcaaaccccagacatgcttgcaatgccatatcagtgagagatgaagatgctgTTGAAATTGCTTCTGCCGAACTGGGTGAAAAATCGGCCAATCTCtcggtttcagatgatggtgtcgatcgacaccacctaggtatcgatcgacactcatctcagacgGAACCAGAagctgcaaaatctcaggttccaacaGTTGAGAGGATCTACAAGCCaaaggttccttttcccaagccaagaaagtctaagcaagagatggaggatgctagatgcaaggcaatgatggacaaggtgatgattgagatgccattgattgatgcagtaaagctttcaccaccttTTAAGCGGTATGTAaggagaatggtatccaatggtttgagccctgaagaaggagcacttcttacaaaagatgtcagtgcaattctgttgaaccagcctgtacagcagaagaaagagaagaagcaggaggtggttgtctctaaggaagtgagtgcaatcattcaatgtaagactgctaagaagttaccagatcctggaagctttgtacttgattgctctatctccacaggaaggtttgcacactcactttgtgaccttggttctagcatcaacttgatgccacattctgttgctgtgagacttgggatgacagaattcaagccaactcagatttctctaatcctagctgatcgctcccgaagaattcctgaaggtgttttagaggatattccagttaaggttggcaacttcatgattcctactgactttgtggtgctgaagtatgatcaagagcctaaagatcctctcatcttaggaagatctttcttggctacagctggtgcaatcatagatgtgcagaaggggcacatagcactgaatgtggatggattgagtatgaattttgagatggataagctgaggagggctcctactattgatggacagactttttctcttgaaaaagtttctgcaacacgagcatcaggctcagtgtcgatcgatgccaccaagatggtatcgatcgacacccctccacgaccgcgACAATgcttgtccaaaactgatgctccaagtcagaaacatgttcccaaacagaagagtcatcaatccacactccaaagccctcaggtaaggcaaaggtacacctctccttctcctaaacttcctcctatcatcaacaagaatttcaaagagagaaaaactgttttgcagttaaccaagccatgagattatcgtagagcgcttgtttcttctgttgatgattttgcaggacataagagagGCAAACCAATC is from Camelina sativa cultivar DH55 chromosome 20, Cs, whole genome shotgun sequence and encodes:
- the LOC104770643 gene encoding uncharacterized protein LOC104770643 isoform X1 translates to MDNQSNALLGWPYYSQGKTTEEIRQSLLYTTLELDQTKMFAYDEIRKRDEQLIHLKDILTKTIKERDEALEKCQRLMFDSHSLQQQKHITPPSSGASSIEDEQVQLQQLGSNKSFSSSDCEESIMSPTDHIMNPPPSQLEEVSGTEIIMDPLFPDKPLPEKGKLLQAVIKAGPLLQTLLLAGPLPQWRHPPPPLKTFEIPPVTVQCPIVNNGCGKFNRKRVFSDGSYSEAKYQKVLLH
- the LOC104770643 gene encoding uncharacterized protein LOC104770643 isoform X2 yields the protein MFAYDEIRKRDEQLIHLKDILTKTIKERDEALEKCQRLMFDSHSLQQQKHITPPSSGASSIEDEQVQLQQLGSNKSFSSSDCEESIMSPTDHIMNPPPSQLEEVSGTEIIMDPLFPDKPLPEKGKLLQAVIKAGPLLQTLLLAGPLPQWRHPPPPLKTFEIPPVTVQCPIVNNGCGKFNRKRVFSDGSYSEAKYQKVLLH